In Dasypus novemcinctus isolate mDasNov1 chromosome 8, mDasNov1.1.hap2, whole genome shotgun sequence, the genomic stretch GTGGCGGGCGACCGACTGGGCCGGGGCTCGGCTCTCCCAGCTGGGGGCGAGGAGGGCAACAAACCCGCAGGCGGCCTCCCTCTCGCTTCCTCCCAGCGGCACCGGGGCGGTGGGCGGGCGGGCAGGAGACGCGAGGCTCCTGATCCGCGAGGGGGCAGCGGCCGCGACTACTCAAACGACGGCTGCAGGCGCTTGGCTGAGACTGAACGGAGAAGAGCCGAATCATCGGAAGCAGAGCTGCTCTCACCGTAGCCAATCAGCGCCTGCCCTGCGGCCTCCCCGCCCGCCTCTCCTCGTCTCTCCCCAGCAACCTACGGACCGGAACCAATCAGGAAATTTCCTCGCGGTAGGCCTCCCGCCTCAGATGCAACACGCCTAGTAACGCCACGTCAATTGGTCCCAATGCTACGCTTCCTCGACGGATTGGGATTCTTGGCCAATCAACGAAGGGAATGGGGCCAGATCGACTAGCGAAACAAGAACCTTTAATCCCTTATGGAGCACTGTCCCGCTTGGCTCGTTTATTGGCTCCTCCTCCTGGAAGAATTTGGCACAGTAGATTGAACCCTTGTATAATTAGTCTAGGCCTGTTGTAGTGGTAATCCGCACGCCTATCTCCGAAAACGTGAGGATACTCCAAGATTCCATCCATACAAAGACTTTGTCACCCTTATTTGTGGACCTAGCTCTACAACACTCTTCTAGGTCCTCCAAAATGTTGTCTCCTACCCACAACCCCTTACTACCTCCCATACCCCAAAACTGTTGGGGGGggtcctcaaaaaattaaacatgtaaTTACCATATTACCTTGCCGTTCCACTCtaaggtatataccccaaagaactaaaagcagggactcaaaacaGTTATCTGTTTGCCAGCGTTCATAACAGCGTTATTCACAACAGTCAAATGATggaaaggtggaagcaacccaagtgcccatcaagagctgaaggaatgaacaaaatgtggtataaccatacaatggaatattagtcacctgtaaaaaaggaatgaagtccatgctataacatggatgactcaaattgtatgatttcaattatatGAGATacctagaacaagcaaattcatggaaacagaaaattaaTCAGAAGTTATCAGGGGCTGGGCAGAAGGAACGGGGGAAATAttaatgagtacagagtttctgttatGGGTGATtaaagagttttggtaatggagggtagtgatggtagcacaacaatgtaaaagtgttttggttttttttacaaCAATGTAAAAGTAACTaatgctactgaattgtataCAGAAAGATggttacaatgggaaattttatgttattcatattttacaatttgaaaaatagatttaaaaagaggacaacaaacaaacaaatcctaCTTGCCCCAGCCACCCCTACTCTGGATCCTTTGACTAGCACACTGGCTCTTAATCCACCCTAACACACTGTTATTGTACCCTCTGGTTATCCCAGTCCTACAGGTTGTACAGTACCTCAGTTTAGGGGTATATGTTCCCCTTACCACAGGGTATTAATATTAATGGCTAGAGGGAGAAGAGCACTTAAATTCTGAGAGGGATCAAAGGACAATTACAGAACACACAACAGATTTAATAGAGTCCAAAACAGCAAGAAAATTGCACGTTGGGACTTAAGTCCTTGGGCCCAGAATGTCTGTTACTTCTGACAAAGTCAATAGGCAGCTCTCAGTGGCATATTGATTCAATTCACCATTTACTCCCTATTTACACAGACACATTTGACTGATCGGTCCAGTTTCTAGAATTTGGGGTTAGGAAACCGGCAAGTCATCCTGAGAGACTCAGAATTCTGCCTGTCCCTCCTATCTAAGTATTAAGGTCCCACCTTTGTCCTGGGAGGCCTTCCCACACCATCCTCCACACTCAGCTCCACTCATTCTGTCACCTCGCACAGGATCCTGGGCTTTGGGGCATTGGGAAGAActaaagacacagattcctgagaaAGGATTTGTGTAGCTCTTTCCTCAGCCTGACCTCAAGCTCATAAGGTAGGAGATGATGTTGGGAGAGACAACTAGCACTCAACTGAACCAAATAGCTGTGAGTCTTCCCACTCAAATAAATGCAGGAGGCAGGCAAGAGATAAATATGAGATTTTACTCAATATAAGAAAAGAGCTTACAGGAAAAAGGTACGATGAGCAAAGTCAGTGAATTGTGGGTAGCAGGGTTAATTCCTCTGGAACCAGAATGGCAGTGACTAGGCCAAATTTGGCAGAATTACCACCAACCTCTCCCAACCCAGAGTTATATAGGAATGGTCAGCTCTGACCACATTTACCAGTGATGGTAAAGCAGAAAGCCCTCCCCACAGAAAATGGTCCACTGGGATCCCAGCTGAAGCTGATCTGGGAAATATGGCAACTACTGTTCACAAGGCTCCAGCAGAGAAGTACGAAACTCTTCCAGGAGGGTTTCACAGTCAGGGGGGCGGGTCCAGCTCAAACATGCTTCTAGGTATAGGGGGAGAGACCTGGAGAACAAGAAGGATGATACTTCAGGGTGAAGGAGAGGCAGAAGATTGGGTCCTCATCCCCTCCCTTTCATTCCCTACCACCCCAAACAGGACTGAGGTTCTAGGATTCCAACAGCCCCTCAGCCCCAAGCCAGTAGGCCTCAGCCTCACCATATGGCATCCTCCTGGGGCAGCTTAGATTGAGCCTCCAATCTCCACCAGAGAGCAGTGGCCTCATCCCTCCGATCTAGCCTCCTCAGAGTCTGAAGCAGGTGAAAGGAAGCATCTTGATTACCTGTATCCCCACCCAAGAGTAAAGACAGAGACTTAGGCATCATTTTATAAAAGGGGAAACAGAAGCCTAAAGAGAAGTGGTTTGCCTATGGTCACACGTGTATCAGGGGTAGATTATTCCCAACCATTCCTATCCCAGGTCCACCTTGAATGTTCATCTACAAGACTAGAAGCTCTCTTCTTTGGCCTGCATAGGACAAAGGGTTCAGCTGGCTCTCCTACCCAATCCACTCCCAGTGAAGTCATAGTCTTTGTGTctgaagacactgggaaaacCAAGGAACTCTTGGGGAGGGAGGGCTTGCGTACCCACTTGTATGCATCTGCATGTGCTACACCTGGGTATATCCCTATATATATACAGCACAACCCCATTCATGCCTCCTATCTGGGAATACCACCCTTACATCTATGCCCAAATTGCTCCTCCATGGGCTTCTATGTCCATGCAAATCTGTGCATATCTGATATAATGCAAGTATACATACGTGGGCACATTTGCACACTGAGGAGGAAGTCCTGTAGCGCTTTGGTATCCTGGCCACTGGCCACCCATTGTAGTCCACGACTAATAAGGGCAGCTGCCTGAAGCTGTTGTAGTGTCACATTTGGTCTGCACCCCTGCTCACAGCTGGAAGCAGCCCCTGGGGACCATGTCCAAAATCAGTAAGTAGCTTCCCAGTCACACAATCACTGAAATCCCAAGTCCCCCTCTATCTCTTCTTGTGCCTGGAGGCCCCTTCCCTTAAGTCTCCTGGTGGGCTGGGACACATGGAAAGGAAACCCATCTCCACTACCACAACTTCCAGGAGAGAAGAGTAAAATTGAGAGTCTAGATcaccttcttctttgtcctcagGCATGGCCCGGAAAAGCAGCTCAAGGCACCTGAAGTGGGACATGAAGCAAGGGTAAAGAGAATTCAACCTCAGAACTCTGGGGCAGGTAGGTAAGGATGGTGCTCACCAACTCAGGTCCCAATCAGAAAATCatcctcccacacttccccccaGGACCCTGGGTAGCTTTCTGAGCTCACCGGCTAAATTCACTAATTGCCTCTTTTTGGGACCCCAGTTGCACCCAGGCCTGGCCCTGAAGCAGGTAGGTGGCAGAGACCCAGAGTGGGCAGTGTGGTGGCTCTTTGGCTTCTTTTCTGGCATCTTCCCATAGCCAATGCATCTTGGGGAGCAGGGATGATGTTCGGTGGAGAAGTTCCTCACATACGGTCAAAGCATCCTGGGCTCGGCCTGCCTCAATCAGTGCTGCTGCTGCCTCCAAGAACACCTCAGGCATACTAGGACCTGGAGGTaagtggggtggggagaactGGGGTGGGAAGAGGGTATCGTGTCTTCAGGAAGCATGATCCACCACCCTCAACCTCTTCATCAGACTCTGGTACCATGCAGAGACCACTGATTGCTTCCTGCCCTGGACTTCTTGCTCTGAGAAGCCTTCTCAGTCTAGCTCCCACTCAGACCCACCCTACTCCCCAGACTGAACAGAGCGAACTGtagaaaaaaacccagaaaatagcAGTCTTGCTCCACTCCAAAGGAAACCCCAACCCTCCACACCATTGCAGAGAATCTTAAAGAACACCCACCCTAGGCTCCGGACCATCCAGCAACAGGGCCAGCAGATCCAAGTAATGCTCTGCAGCATCCTCTGCCCTGAGGAAGTCATAGTCATTAGCCTCACCTAAGGCCCTTAGCAGGGTCATCCAAGGGCTCCAGTCCTCTCCTAGCTAATGAAGGGATGCTTGAGAGCTCTAGGGGATGGGGAAGGTGGAGTCTTGGGGCCCCAATCCTGAGTTTGGATGTTCCCTAGTTCCACAATGCATTAGGGAGGTTAAAGACACAGGAAGTTAGGACCTGGGTGAAAAGTGGTCCAGGTCAGAAGCAAGGCTGGGGAATATGGTCTATATcccacccctgcctcctccctccctgaCTTCCAAGAACAGAAGCAGAGTCACACCCCAGGGAAAGTATCAGAAGTGGGAATAAGAGCTCAGGTGAACAAGAAGGAACCTCACCTGCCTGTCTGCAGGCATCGGCTTGCTAGTAGGTGCTTGGCCTGGCTCTGTGTGCCACAATGAAGGGGTGAAGCTGGGTCAGGTTGTGGGAGTAGCAATTTTACCTCAATAAGAAGCTGGGGGATTTCAGAGCTCTGGGTGATACTCAAggcctaaaagagaaaaaagaaaggaagtataTCTATAATCTTTGGGAGCCACACTTCCTTGTATCTGTACCTTGACTGGTTGCTCCAACACAGGCATCTCAGCAATCTTCCACCCAGTATTTTCACCTGACACAGTTTCTTACCTCAACCAGCAGCTCCAGACTCTCCAGCTCTGCTGCTATATTTCCCAGTTGCTGATAGAGCCTGCAGGCCTCCAGAAGTGGAGGACCCCAGGCTGATCCCCCTTTCAGGGCTGCAACCAAGTATAGCAGTGCTCTCTGTGGATTGCCCTAAGCGGGTAGGAAGACACGGGTCTCAGTCATCCTCAAAAAGCAGAGAGCTACCCATAACACCTGTGGTTTCCCTGGACCCACCCAAGGAGTGCCTTTACCATCTTACGGAGACAGGTCGCCAACGCTGTGTACACCTGGACCAACACAGGCCGTGGACACAGGCCTGAGGCTGCTTCATGCAGGTTGCTCAGTGCTCTGGGCAAGTTCCCTGTGATCAGCTCCTGAAGGCCTGAGGGCAATCAGGTATGAGCTTAGAGAGGCTGATAGGGCCCAGCCATATTGGAGTAACAGGAGCCCAGTGAGTCTCCATGGGGCTGAATGAGATATGATAGTAAGGGCCTGAGCCCAGAGGGCCACCATAAGGTAGGGAGTAGGGAGGAAGGGATGAGTCAGGTTGCTAATTGACCTTGGCGGAAGGCAGATGCTGTCAGAAGAACATCCCGTAAGCCCCGGGTATCCTGCAGGCTCAATGGGGCTTCTGACTCCTCTGCTGGAGGGCTCCAAGTTTTTAGAAGCACCAGCAGATCTTCAGAGGCTCCACTCTGGGGAGAGAAGGATGACCACAGTCTCCAAGCCCATAACCACCCCCTTTTCTATCTCAGTCTGCCCTGGATGGACCTTGAGCTCTAGGGCCCTCCTGATTCCTGTTCTCCCAATTCTGAGACAAATAGAAAGCTGTAAGGCAAGGataaagggaggaagaaaaatcTGGGATAGTGTGATCTATTTCAGTTCACCTTCTCACTCAGAATAAGCCTATGAAGGACATGAGGCAAGGACCATGTCTGAGTTACTCATGAGAAGACTGAGGCTGGGAGATGACTTGAGCAATGTCATAAGAGCCCTAACCCTATGTGAGATCATTAAACTATTGAAAAAACACTCCCGACAGAATCCCCCATTGAAGGCACAATCAGAACAATGTCACCCAAGAGTCCCTGAGAGAACCCAGGTCTTCTGACCATCAATCCAGCAGCCTTTTCAGCACATAATGATGCTATTGcacgctgataaggatagaagtggtcacagaagaccacacagcaaatggacacacagagcagacaactggggcggcggggggcggggaggggagagaaataaaataaataataaatcttaaaaaaaataaatgatgctAATGCAGCCAGAGGGCAGGGGTTGGGCAGCGTGGGAAGGGGTAgtcctcaaatccagttaacttCCCCCATTACCTGGCTCCCATTCAGGGTCTGCAGCAGCAAGCCTAGATCCCCAAGATGGTCAGTGCTCAGCCAAAGGGCAGCCTGTAGCCCTGCCAGATGGTGCAGGGCAGGGAGCAGCTCCGGCATACGGGAGGAAGAATGAAGGACAAAGTCCCACAGCTCTCTGAGCCCATATTCCGGCCGAGGGCCCAGCTGTGCCTGAGCTTCCAACACTGCAGAGTATATATACAACAGCTGGAGTGAGACCTCAtcctccaccccagcccccaccccccacagcctCTGGACTTTCTCCTCTGCAGAAGCCTGACAGTCACAATATCTCAACCTGGTCTGGAGGATGAGAGAAGGGCATCTATTTGTGGAGGTGACAGATATGATGCTCCTCCCATCCCACTGCAAGGGCATAAACTCAGAATGAGGATGTCAGGGACAGGGATGCAATCTCTGGCTCTTACCTCTCTCTAGGCCCCTTTGTATCTCCTGGGCTTGGTCCTCAGTGAAGCCCTGGGCCAGACTCGCCCTCAGGGTAATGAAGTTGCAGATGACAGTCAGCTCCAAGGGGAGAGCAGAAACAGCTGCAGGGAGTCCTGCAGCAACAAATGCTGGTTTCCCTGGCAGCTCCCCTATCAAAGATTCCCCTAATAAGATCGCAACTTTTGGATTGCCCCACTCCAACCAAAATGTCCTCAATAAAGAACTCACACTCTGGACAGTTAGAAACCACCTCTTCAAATGCCttcgtttgtgtgtgtgtgtgtaaggaggAAGAGGAGTCACCTGTACAAAGATGATTTCACTCCAGTCCTATCTGTGCCTTAAAGAGGACTCCCTAACCCAGGAGTGATCACCTCAATCCAGAAATGTTAAAGAGGAACTAGTCTCTGGCTATGGAGGAGAGAAACTGACCATACTTGGAAGAATTCTACTTACCCTGAAGACTACGAAGAAGCCCCCTGAGCCCTTCCAGAGCATCCTGAGCCAATTGCTGCCGCCTCAGTGACACACCAGAGGTCTGAGCCACCTGCCAAATGTGGGAGGAGTTGTAAGAAAGGATCAGTTCTTTCAGAATCCTTTGCGGCACTAGCAGGGGATGTCATTCTCCAGTTACTACGGCACTCGTGGCTGGGATAATTCCTCTGCAAACCTGCAATCTGGGGACTTGGGGTTGAAAAGCGAGGGTCCCAGCAACTGCATTACCTTGGACTGTCGAACTAGCTGATCATTCTTTTCCCTCCACAGGTCTAGGCAGCTGGCGCGTGGCCCTGAGCAGTCCAGAGAGGCCTCGAGAGACATGGTGGCCGAGGCCGGGGTCGGACACCTGGATAGACCTTCTGAAGAGTGGGCCTCGCCCCGCCTAAGGTCCCCACCCGAAGGGGTAGGAGTCCGTGAACTTCTGCAGCCCACGCGGCTCCTTTGCTGCTCTCGGGGTCCCAGGTGTGCCGGCCCAGCTCTTGAAGGATAAAGGGACACTCCCTCCTCGCTGCCCGTCAATTTCCACTCTCTGGTTAACCCGGCCTGCAAGACTCACTATTG encodes the following:
- the FANCG gene encoding Fanconi anemia group G protein isoform X2, with translation MSLEASLDCSGPRASCLDLWREKNDQLVRQSKVAQTSGVSLRRQQLAQDALEGLRGLLRSLQGLPAAVSALPLELTVICNFITLRASLAQGFTEDQAQEIQRGLERVLEAQAQLGPRPEYGLRELWDFVLHSSSRMPELLPALHHLAGLQAALWLSTDHLGDLGLLLQTLNGSQSGASEDLLVLLKTWSPPAEESEAPLSLQDTRGLRDVLLTASAFRQGLQELITGNLPRALSNLHEAASGLCPRPVLVQVYTALATCLRKMGNPQRALLYLVAALKGGSAWGPPLLEACRLYQQLGNIAAELESLELLVEALSITQSSEIPQLLIEVKLLLPQPDPASPLHCGTQSQAKHLLASRCLQTGRAEDAAEHYLDLLALLLDGPEPRFSPPHLPPGPSMPEVFLEAAAALIEAGRAQDALTVCEELLHRTSSLLPKMHWLWEDARKEAKEPPHCPLWVSATYLLQGQAWVQLGSQKEAISEFSRCLELLFRAMPEDKEEGAASSCEQGCRPNVTLQQLQAAALISRGLQWVASGQDTKALQDFLLSVQMCPRNQDASFHLLQTLRRLDRRDEATALWWRLEAQSKLPQEDAIWSLPLYLEACLSWTRPPDCETLLEEFRTSLLEPCEQ
- the FANCG gene encoding Fanconi anemia group G protein isoform X3, with amino-acid sequence MSLEASLDCSGPRASCLDLWREKNDQLVRQSKVAQTSGVSLRRQQLAQDALEGLRGLLRSLQVLEAQAQLGPRPEYGLRELWDFVLHSSSRMPELLPALHHLAGLQAALWLSTDHLGDLGLLLQTLNGSQSGASEDLLVLLKTWSPPAEESEAPLSLQDTRGLRDVLLTASAFRQGLQELITGNLPRALSNLHEAASGLCPRPVLVQVYTALATCLRKMGNPQRALLYLVAALKGGSAWGPPLLEACRLYQQLGNIAAELESLELLVEALSITQSSEIPQLLIEVKLLLPQPDPASPLHCGTQSQAKHLLASRCLQTGRAEDAAEHYLDLLALLLDGPEPRFSPPHLPPGPSMPEVFLEAAAALIEAGRAQDALTVCEELLHRTSSLLPKMHWLWEDARKEAKEPPHCPLWVSATYLLQGQAWVQLGSQKEAISEFSRCLELLFRAMPEDKEEGAASSCEQGCRPNVTLQQLQAAALISRGLQWVASGQDTKALQDFLLSVQMCPRNQDASFHLLQTLRRLDRRDEATALWWRLEAQSKLPQEDAIWSLPLYLEACLSWTRPPDCETLLEEFRTSLLEPCEQ
- the FANCG gene encoding Fanconi anemia group G protein isoform X1 → MSLEASLDCSGPRASCLDLWREKNDQLVRQSKVAQTSGVSLRRQQLAQDALEGLRGLLRSLQGELPGKPAFVAAGLPAAVSALPLELTVICNFITLRASLAQGFTEDQAQEIQRGLERVLEAQAQLGPRPEYGLRELWDFVLHSSSRMPELLPALHHLAGLQAALWLSTDHLGDLGLLLQTLNGSQSGASEDLLVLLKTWSPPAEESEAPLSLQDTRGLRDVLLTASAFRQGLQELITGNLPRALSNLHEAASGLCPRPVLVQVYTALATCLRKMGNPQRALLYLVAALKGGSAWGPPLLEACRLYQQLGNIAAELESLELLVEALSITQSSEIPQLLIEVKLLLPQPDPASPLHCGTQSQAKHLLASRCLQTGRAEDAAEHYLDLLALLLDGPEPRFSPPHLPPGPSMPEVFLEAAAALIEAGRAQDALTVCEELLHRTSSLLPKMHWLWEDARKEAKEPPHCPLWVSATYLLQGQAWVQLGSQKEAISEFSRCLELLFRAMPEDKEEGAASSCEQGCRPNVTLQQLQAAALISRGLQWVASGQDTKALQDFLLSVQMCPRNQDASFHLLQTLRRLDRRDEATALWWRLEAQSKLPQEDAIWSLPLYLEACLSWTRPPDCETLLEEFRTSLLEPCEQ